A segment of the Marmota flaviventris isolate mMarFla1 chromosome 2, mMarFla1.hap1, whole genome shotgun sequence genome:
ctgagccacatccctagccctattttgtattttattagagacagagtctcattgagttgcttagtgccttactaaattgctgaggctggctttgaacttgtgatcctccagccttgcctccagagccgctgggattacaggcatgcaacaccatgtCTGGCCTTGgctctagaaaataattttcaacatattttaatgCATCTATGTCAATGGCTCTTTCCATGTCCTACTCTATGAAagctgaaaagaaaacaagacctCAAATACCCAACTCCCCAAACCTAAACTCAAAACATTTATGGCTCTGCACTTCTCCCTGGTGAGCTATGAGACTTGTGGGTCTGCTCCTTGACTTCCCTCATAGGATGGCCCCCAAACGCCAATCTTCGCTCCAGtctcaaacaaaaaaacccaaactgccTGCCGCCCCTGAGCAGGCGAATTCATCGGCCTCTCTGGGTTTGCcgaagggagaaaaagaacaacaagaaGCAACTGAACATATCGATGAAGTACAAAATGAAATAGACAGACTTAATGAACAAGCCAGTGAGGAGATATTGAAAGTAGAACAGAAATATAACAAACTCCGCCAACCATTTTTTCAGAAGAGGTCAGAATTGATCGCCAAAATCCCAAATTTTTGGGTAACAACATTTGTTAACCACCCACAAGCGTCCGCACTGCTTggggaggaagatgaagaggtGCTGCATTATTTGACCAGAGTTGAAGTGACAGAATTTGAAGATATCAAATCAGGTTAcagaatagatttttattttgatgaaaatccTTACTTCGAAAATAAAGTTCTCTCCAAAGAATTTCATCTGAATGAGAGTGGTGATCCATCTTCAAAGTCCACTGAAATCAAATGGAAATCTGGAAAGGATTTGACGAAACGTTCAAGTCAAACGCAGAATAAAGCCAGCAGGAAGAGGCAGCATGAAGAACCAGAGAGCTTCTTTACCTGGTTTACTGACCATTCTGATGCAGGTGCAGATGAGTTAGGAGAGGTCATCAAAGATGATATTTGGCCAAATCCATTGCAGTACTATTTGGTTCCTGATATGGATGatgaagaaggggaaggagaagaagatgatgatgatgaagaagaagaagaaggattggAAGATATTGATGAAGAAGGGGATGAGGATGAAGGtgaagaagatgaagatgatgatgaaggggaggaaggagaggaggatgAAGGAGAAGACGACTAATTGAACACTGATGGATTccaacctttttctttctttcttttgttttatgtttttttcttttgttttttgtttttttaattcagtccCTGGGAGCAAGTTGcagtcttttttcccccctcccc
Coding sequences within it:
- the LOC114084802 gene encoding protein SET-like, producing MAPKRQSSLQSQTKKPKLPAAPEQANSSASLGLPKGEKEQQEATEHIDEVQNEIDRLNEQASEEILKVEQKYNKLRQPFFQKRSELIAKIPNFWVTTFVNHPQASALLGEEDEEVLHYLTRVEVTEFEDIKSGYRIDFYFDENPYFENKVLSKEFHLNESGDPSSKSTEIKWKSGKDLTKRSSQTQNKASRKRQHEEPESFFTWFTDHSDAGADELGEVIKDDIWPNPLQYYLVPDMDDEEGEGEEDDDDEEEEEGLEDIDEEGDEDEGEEDEDDDEGEEGEEDEGEDD